From Dehalococcoidia bacterium, one genomic window encodes:
- the nrdR gene encoding transcriptional regulator NrdR, whose product MRCPYCDHNDSKVTDSRSVEHGIRRRRECLKCGARFTTYERVDNSSMTIVKKDKRRESYSREKLMSGIRKACQKRPLPTGTIDKLVDEIEAEMHSMGKSEIPSSVLGELVMEKLLALDHIAYIRYASVYRSFTDIGSLKKEVDSLAARHEIASQLPLIPREDLSRTNRN is encoded by the coding sequence ATGCGATGCCCCTACTGTGACCATAATGATTCCAAAGTGACCGATTCCCGAAGCGTGGAGCATGGGATCCGGCGCAGGCGAGAGTGCCTGAAATGCGGGGCCCGCTTCACTACCTATGAGCGAGTGGATAATTCCAGCATGACCATTGTCAAGAAAGACAAGCGCCGTGAAAGTTACAGTCGAGAGAAGCTCATGAGCGGCATTCGAAAGGCCTGCCAGAAACGTCCTCTGCCCACCGGGACCATCGATAAGCTGGTGGATGAAATCGAGGCAGAGATGCACAGCATGGGCAAAAGCGAAATACCGAGCTCGGTTCTGGGAGAACTGGTCATGGAAAAGCTGCTCGCGCTGGATCACATCGCCTATATTCGCTATGCCAGTGTCTACCGTTCTTTTACTGATATCGGCAGTCTGAAGAAAGAGGTGGATTCCCTTGCCGCCAGACACGAGATTGCCAGCCAATTGCCCCTTATCCCGCGAGAAGACCTTAGCCGGACAAACAGAAACTAA